The proteins below are encoded in one region of Anguilla anguilla isolate fAngAng1 chromosome 3, fAngAng1.pri, whole genome shotgun sequence:
- the LOC118222331 gene encoding SLIT and NTRK-like protein 1: MDTSLVAPPTRDQNANTGPFPTSSKINSEKESPTPGSGHKGRSKSRENWQLKTKPTATATVNERSEKLYNASCPRSCSCKLLEPRQWLRVNCDSKKIETLVDVKPRPLNVHELNLRDNSITAVKKNQLYGLQKLNLLDLGANNIKSVENNTFQNLTELRWLYMDKNYLDTLYMEIFVGLQTLEYLSLEYNDIHLIMAGTFNPMPNLRVLFLNNNLLKSLPMNIFLGVSLSQISLHNNYFTFIPVAHLLDQLVSIIKIDLHGNPWNCSCSIVPFKQWAEKLGSEVIVSDLQCESPEELWKRDFRSIGNDILCPLLYGKIVPTSLSKNSTSSADAGTHSNSYLEPSRVSISVLVPGLLLVFVTSAFTVVGMLVFILRNRKRSKRREGNSSASEINSLQTVCDSTYWHSGPYHADGSHRGYDCGTHSLSDQ, translated from the coding sequence ATGGACACCAGCTTGGTTGCGCCACCCACCAGGGACCAGAACGCCAATACCGGACCCTTCCCAACGTCTTCTAAAATAAATAGCGAAAAAGAGTCTCCAACTCCTGGATCTGGACACAAAGGACGCTCAAAATCACGGGAAAACTGGCAGCTGAAAACCAAACCCACAGCTACAGCAACTGTAAACGAGAGGAGCGAAAAACTGTACAATGCATCCTGTCCACGCTCGTGCAGCTGCAAACTGCTTGAGCCTAGGCAATGGTTGAGGGTTAATTGCGATAGCAAAAAAATTGAGACCCTGGTTGATGTGAAACCTAGACCCCTTAATGTGCACGAGCTAAATCTAAGAGACAACAGCATTACCGCTGTAAAAAAGAACCAGTTATATGGACTTCAAAAACTTAATCTTCTTGATTTGGGGGCAAACAATATAAAATCAgttgaaaataacacatttcaaaatctcACTGAATTAAGATGGCTGTATATGGATAAGAACTACCTGGATACTCTTTATATGGAAATATTTGTTGGATTGCAAACCTTGGAATATCTCAGTTTGGAATATAATGACATACATCTTATAATGGCTGGCACATTCAACCCAATGCCCAATCTAAGGGTTCTGTTTCTCAACAACAATTTGTTGAAATCACTGCCGATGAATATTTTCCTTGGAGTTTCCTTGTCACAAATTAGCCTGCATAACaactatttcacatttattcctGTGGCCCATTTATTAGATCAGCTTGTGTCcataataaaaattgatttgcATGGTAATCCATGGAATTGCTCATGCAGCATTGTACCCTTTAAGCAATGGGCAGAGAAGCTCGGGTCAGAGGTCATCGTAAGTGATCTACAGTGTGAATCTCCAGAGGAATTGTGGAAAAGAGATTTCCGATCCATTGGAAATGACATTCTCTGTCCCCTACTCTATGGCAAAATTGTACCCACGTCTTTATCTAAAAACAGCACTTCCTCTGCAGATGCAGGGACACATTCCAACTCATATCTGGAGCCAAGCAGAGTATCCATCTCTGTTTTGGTCCCTGGGCTGCTGTTGGTTTTTGTAACATCTGCATTCACAGTTGTTGGAATGCTCGTCTTTATCCTGCGCAACCGTAAAAGATCAAAGCGAAGAGAGGGTAACTCTTCAGCATCGGAGATAAATTCTTTGCAGACAGTGTGCGACTCAACGTACTGGCACAGTGGGCCTTACCACGCTGATGGATCTCACAGGGGTTATGATTGTGGCACCCACTCACTCTCCGACCAGTAG